A window of the Trichoderma asperellum chromosome 6, complete sequence genome harbors these coding sequences:
- a CDS encoding uncharacterized protein (TransMembrane:1 (o16-37i)), whose translation MSSFISDTLSNPRVQLLATAAVSGVTVAGLILGFQALEREERLSELKNSIPQLSNNENARSRRLNSFGTSSETGLDPEDARNIALAKRAQAGDFDEELILEQLARNQVFLTPEGLKKLRDSFVIVVGCGGVGSHAAATLARSGVSNIRLIDFDQVTLSSLNRHAVATLADVGTPKVQCLYRRLIAIAPWIKFDLKQEKFDESVAEAMLAPWEGRKPDFIIDAIDNIDTKVALLKYCYDRDLPVISCMGAGCKGDPTKIVIGDIGTSKDDGLSRATRRRLKLLGVTSGIPVVYSTEQSGEGKAELLPLPEEEFQKGSVGDLGVMANFRVRILPVLGTMPAIFGLTAANHVILRITGYPVTYVPGKARERMYEGILTYVQGSEEKLGRMFVPGLTGLKNPLTLGDVAFMTEELYGGRSILSGIPTKLVLIRWKKPVTSSVSRIGEGKDEQKCSTIRLQDLVCMTKEEATRHEKEIFKADKALEELYDDATIKRVEAKMKEAEKYEWWRQ comes from the exons ATGTCTTCCTTCATATCAGACACATTATCTAATCCCCGGGTACAGCTGCTTGCAACAGCTGCTGTGTCCGGTGTGACTGTTGCGGGATTGATTTTAGGTTTTCAGGCCTtggagcgagaagagagactgTCCGAGCTGAAAAACTCAATACCACAGCTATCAAACAACGAGAATGCCCGATCTAGAAGA TTGAATAGCTTTGGGACTTCATCAGAAACAGGATTGGACCCTGAAGATGCTCGCAATATCGCTCTGGCAAAACGTGCACAGGCTGGAGACTTTGACGAAGAGCTGATCTTGGAGCAACTCGCCCGTAACCAAGTATTCCTCACGCCCGAAGGCTTAAAAAAGTTGCGTGATTCGTTTGTTATAGTGGTGGGTTGTGGAGGAGTTGGTTCACATGCAGCTGCAACTTTGGCACGATCAGGAGTGTCTAATATTCGACTAATCGACTTTGATCAAGTCACGCTGAGCTCATTAAATAGACATGCTGTCGCCACTCTAGCGGATGTGGGCACTCCCAAAGTACAATGCCTCTACCGACGACTTATTGCCATCGCTCCTTGGATCAAGTTCGATCTCAAGCAGGAGAAGTTTGATGAATCAGTGGCTGAAGCGATGCTGGCACCGTGGGAAGGCCGTAAGCCGGACTTTATCATTGATGCCATTGACAACATTGACACCAAGGTTGCTCTTTTGAAGTACTGCTACGATAGGGATTTGCCCGTCATTAGCTGCATGGGAGCAGGCTGCAAAGGAGACCCGACAAAGATAGTAATTGGCGATATTGGAACAAGCAAAGACGACGGACTATCACGAGCTACGAGACGACGCCTGAAGCTCCTAGGAGTTACCAGTGGAATTCCCGTTGTCTACAGTACAGAGCAATCTGGAGAGGGAAAAGCTGAGCTTTTGCCCCTTCCTGAGGAAGAGTTCCAGAAAGGCTCTGTTGGCGATCTTGGAGTCATGGCCAATTTCAGAGTGAGAATTCTCCCTGTTCTTGGAACAATGCCGGCCATCTTTGGATTGACAGCCGCCAACCACGTTATTTTGAGAATAACTGGATACCCTGTTACGTATGTTCCGGGCAAGGCTCGTGAACGAATGTACGAAGGCATTCTCACTTATGTTCAAGGATCGGAGGAGAAACTAGGTCGCATGTTCGTTCCGGGATTGACTGGTTTGAAGAACCCACTGACTTTGGGCGATGTCGCCTTCATGACCGAGGAGCTGTATGGTGGTCGCAGCATTCTTAGTGGCATCCCAACGAAACTGGTTCTTATTAGATGGAAGAAGCCAGTGACCTCCAGTGTGTCTAGGATTGGAGAAGGCAAAGATGAACAGAAGTGCTCCACGATCCGACTTCAGGATTTGGTATGTATGACGAAAGAAGAGGCAACTAGGCACGAGAAAGAGATCTTTAAGGCAGACAAAGCCTTGGAGGAGCTTTATGACGATGCAACCATAAAGAGGGTTGAGGCGAAAATGAAAGAGGCTGAAAAGTACGAATGGTGGCGCCAGTAA
- a CDS encoding uncharacterized protein (EggNog:ENOG41) has product MPRQLDIAKNWINYQRTARQLTCDFCQEDIKPPTKAGFEQHVREYPENHPKEEKDILDALEKMKLASSRVQPQFSHQFSDIDQAKRSKKRPGGTAARDLAEDQQNLDNINSNNREGSDNERDSKKRRSPSNSPTPRTSQRHRRRQQAENDRDFDRGTKNLSNWPLWTPGGAALAKPPQTKTQQSGQWSKQLPLSKVEEPDPEPDPKAEAEADESFTEHPSVSQMIRQPETRPISQEQLVAEVKGIYAGLVMVESKCIEVDNAQSSNKDSPQQLNNEQWQALIALHRTLLHEHHDFFLASQHPSASPALRRLASKYAMPARMWRHGIHSFLELLRHRLPQSLEHMLTFIYIAYSMMALLYETVPAFEDTWIECLGDLGRYRMAIEDDDIRDRETWTAVSRYWYSKASDKLPTTGRLYHHLAILARPNALQQTYYYTKSLCVPIPFLSARESVMTLFDPVLSSSPPRLELIDLAFVRILAIFFSGKEKHELGPAAEQFLSLLDGHIARTTKSWLEAGYYMGISITCSLFGFGNDSNVLKSAITPKRSDDMDITGELISPEAIPNDVFHQSLSFAVQTLEIVIRRWGDMNILPFLHTQMVFLHHLSKFPSAIKFIEHKYPWRLIATMLNYLKQSCKFEPRMDSEVFPGAENQDHYRPLPEDYAMRGLIYTEEYFPVKWFAGEAVEEDEKYFEQASMVDSRKERILWIGKQISSLNKWLVWDGESAKFTVPEEFDIDFAARSPMMGAKEIVDLGAGPHDTSHHAD; this is encoded by the exons ATGCCTCGCCAACTCGACATTGCCAAAAATTGGATTAATTATCAGCGGACAGCTCGGCAGCTCACATGTGATTTCTGTCAGGAAGACATAAAGCCGCCGACAAAGGCTGGCTTCGAGCAACATGTTCGGGAATATCCCGAAAACCatccaaaagaagagaaggatatTTTGGATgccttggagaagatgaagctggcgTCTTCTCGAGTTCA ACCTCAATTTTCACATCAGTTTTCAGATATTGATCAAGCCAAGAGGTCAAAGAAAAGACCCGGAGGCACAGCTGCCCGAGATTTGGCAGAAGACCAGCAGAACCTTGATAATATAAATTCGAATAATAGAGAAGGTTCTGATAATGAAAGGGACAGTAAGAAACGGCGATCTCCTAGTAACTCGCCCACGCCGCGCACTTCACAGAGGCATAGGCGTCGGCAACAAGCCGAAAATGACAGGGACTTTGATCGCGGGACTAAAAACCTCAGCAATTGGCCGCTCTGGACCCCAGGTGGTGCTGCCTTAGCTAAGCCCCCTCAAACGAAAACACAACAGTCTGGCCAATGGTCGAAGCAGCTGCCTCTCAGCAAAGTGGAGGAACCCGATCCAGAACCAGACCCaaaggcagaagcagaggcgGACGAATCATTTACCGAGCATCCTTCTGTATCGCAGATGATTCGTCAGCCAGAAACTCGGCCAATCTCACAAGAGCAGCTCGTTGCCGAAGTCAAAGGCATATATGCCGGCTTGGTCATGGTGGAAAGCAAGTGTATAGAGGTGGATAACGCTCAATCGTCCAATAAAGactcgccgcagcagctgaacAACGAGCAGTGGCAAGCGCTTATTGCTCTGCATCGCACACTGCTTCACGAGCACCATGATTTCTTCCTCGCCAGCCAGCATCCGTCCGCCAGCCCGGCACTTCGGCGATTGGCTTCCAAGTACGCTATGCCGGCGCGCATGTGGCGGCATGGAATCCACTCATTCCTCGAGCTTCTAAGACACAGACTGCCGCAGTCTCTAGAGCATATGCTCACCTTCATCTACATCGCTTACAGCATGATGGCCCTTCTATATGAGACTGTGCCTGCATTTGAAGACACTTGGATTGAATGCCTTGGAGATCTGGGAAGATATCGTATGGCCATTGAGGACGACGACATTAGAGACCGGGAAACCTGGACGGCAGTATCTCGATATTGGTACTCAAAGGCCTCAGATAAGCTGCCGACCACAGGGCGTCTCTATCATCACCTAGCTATCCTCGCTCGCCCCAACGCGCTGCAGCAAACCTACTACTACACAAAGTCTCTGTGCGTCCCTATACCGTTCTTGAGTGCTAGAGAGAGCGTTATGACTCTATTCGACCCTGTCTTGAGCTCAAGCCCGCCTCGTTTGGAGCTGATTGACCTTGCCTTTGTACGAATTCtggctatatttttttctggaAAGGAAAAGCATGAATTAGGACCTGCAGCCGAGCAATTCTTAAGCCTCCTGGATGGACATATTGCCAGGACGACAAAAAGCTGGCTAGAAGCTGGATATTATATGGGCATATCTATAACATGCTCTCTCTTTGGATTTGGTAATGATTCCAATGTCCTGAAAAGCGCCATTACCCCTAAACGATCAGACGATATGGACATTACGGGCGAATTGATTTCTCCGGAAGCCATCCCTAATGATGTGTTTCATCAATCGCTCTCATTTGCTGTGCAGACTCTTGAGATAGTTATTCGGCGGTGGGGAGATATGAATATACTACCCTTTCTTCATACGCAAATGGTGTTTCTACACCATTTGTCTAAATTCCCCTCtgctataaagtttattgAGCATAAGTATCCTTGGAGGCTTATAGCAACAATGCTAAATTACCTGAAACAATCTTGCAAGTTTGAGCCACGCATGGACAGCGAAGTATTCCCAGGGGCAGAGAACCAGGATCACTACCGGCCTCTTCCTGAAGATTACGCTATGCGTGGCTTGATTTATACAGAGGAATACTTTCCAGTAAAATGGTTTGCTGGTGAAGCagttgaagaggatgagaaaTATTTTGAACAAGCTTCCATGGTAGACTCCAGAAAGGAAAGGATATTGTGGATCGGAAAGCAGATTTCTTCCCTGAACAAATGGCTAGTCTGGGATGGAGAGAGTGCCAAGTTCACTGTGCCAGAGGAGTTTGATATTGATTTCGCTGCTAGATCACCCATGATGGGTGCTAAGGAGATAGTAGACCTAGGGGCTGGTCCGCACGATACTTCTCATCATGCAGATTGA